A portion of the Micromonospora tarapacensis genome contains these proteins:
- a CDS encoding ATP-dependent Clp protease ATP-binding subunit — MIGPGDFGSDPWDEFLARYFGRGEGGRRPAHRVDITRLMTADAREMLADAARRAAQKQSSDLDTDHLLWAALQRDSLRDLVRRAGADPDTLVNALGGRGDGAPHGEVPPNLSLTPAAKRALLDAHQLSRAMGANYIGPEHILMALPLNPESPAGRMLAAGRIQPESLQAANAERGPMTNPRPDRGTPTLDQYGQDLTELARNEQIDPVIGRADEIEQAVEILSRRTKNNPVLIGEAGVGKTAIVEGLAERICDGDVPQTLLGKRVIQLDLAGLVAGTRYRGDFEERLKKVIDEIRAHREELIIFLDEIHTLVGAGGAGSEGGMDASNMLKPALARGELRVIGATTLDEYRRSIEKDAALARRFQPVFVPEPTVEDTVAILRGLRDRYEAHHQVRFTDEALVTATELADRYITDRFLPDKAIDLIDQAGARVRLRTRTPDADMRDLEQQLDEVRRDKEQAVTDEQYERASTLRDRVAELERQVQRARGDDGGGSQVPEVGPEEIAEVVSRATGIPASQLTEEERDRLLRLEGQLHEKVVGQDDAVTAVAEAVRRSRTGLADPNRPMGSFLFLGPTGVGKTELGRALAEALFGESDRMVRVDMSEFQERHTVSRLVGAPPGYVGYEEAGQLTEAVRRRPYAVVLLDEIEKAHPDVFNVLLQVLDDGRLTDSQGRTVNFKNTVLIMTSNIGSELITGAQRAVGFGAGEPGSPQESDELRERLMRRLQENFRPEFLNRIDEVIIFRRLEAEQLRQITELLLEETRRRLHAQDIEVDFATAGIDWLAERGYQPEFGARPLRRVIQREVDNHLSRMLLEQQISPGQRVTVDARDDRLTFDVSAGRGHARATTSHPR, encoded by the coding sequence ATGATTGGACCCGGCGACTTCGGCTCCGACCCGTGGGACGAGTTCCTGGCGCGGTACTTCGGCCGGGGCGAGGGCGGGCGCCGGCCGGCGCACCGGGTCGACATCACCCGGTTGATGACCGCCGACGCCCGCGAGATGCTGGCCGACGCGGCCCGGCGGGCGGCCCAGAAGCAGAGCAGTGACCTGGACACCGACCACCTGTTGTGGGCGGCGTTGCAGCGCGACTCGTTGCGCGATCTGGTCCGCCGGGCGGGCGCGGACCCGGACACCCTGGTCAACGCGTTGGGTGGTCGGGGCGACGGTGCGCCGCACGGTGAGGTCCCGCCGAACCTGTCACTGACCCCGGCGGCCAAGCGCGCCCTGCTCGACGCCCACCAGCTCTCCCGGGCGATGGGCGCGAACTACATCGGGCCGGAACACATCCTGATGGCGCTGCCGCTGAACCCCGAGTCGCCGGCCGGCCGGATGCTCGCCGCCGGGCGGATCCAGCCGGAGTCGTTGCAGGCCGCCAACGCGGAGCGCGGTCCGATGACCAATCCACGGCCGGACCGAGGCACGCCAACGCTCGACCAGTACGGGCAGGACCTCACCGAGCTGGCGCGCAACGAGCAGATCGACCCGGTGATCGGCCGGGCCGACGAGATCGAGCAGGCGGTGGAGATCCTGTCGCGGCGTACCAAGAACAACCCGGTGTTGATCGGCGAGGCCGGCGTCGGCAAGACCGCCATCGTGGAGGGCCTGGCCGAGCGGATCTGTGACGGCGACGTGCCGCAGACGCTGCTCGGCAAGCGGGTGATCCAGCTCGACCTGGCCGGGCTGGTCGCCGGAACCCGCTACCGGGGCGACTTCGAGGAGCGGTTGAAGAAGGTGATCGACGAGATCCGGGCCCACCGGGAAGAGCTGATCATCTTCCTGGACGAGATCCACACTCTGGTCGGTGCGGGCGGCGCCGGCAGCGAGGGTGGCATGGACGCCTCCAACATGCTCAAGCCGGCCCTGGCCCGTGGCGAGTTGCGGGTGATCGGCGCGACCACGCTCGACGAGTACCGGCGCAGCATCGAGAAGGACGCCGCGCTGGCCCGCCGGTTCCAGCCGGTCTTCGTGCCGGAACCCACCGTCGAGGACACGGTTGCCATCCTGCGCGGCCTGCGGGACCGTTACGAGGCCCACCACCAGGTGCGCTTCACCGACGAGGCGCTGGTCACCGCGACCGAACTGGCCGACCGCTACATCACCGACCGCTTCCTGCCGGACAAGGCGATCGACCTGATCGACCAGGCCGGCGCCCGGGTGCGGCTGCGTACCCGGACCCCGGACGCCGACATGCGTGACCTGGAACAGCAGCTCGACGAGGTGCGCCGGGACAAGGAGCAGGCGGTCACCGACGAGCAGTACGAACGCGCCTCCACGCTGCGCGACCGGGTCGCCGAACTGGAACGGCAGGTGCAGCGGGCCCGGGGCGACGACGGCGGCGGCAGCCAGGTGCCGGAGGTGGGGCCGGAGGAGATCGCCGAGGTGGTCTCCCGGGCCACCGGCATCCCGGCGAGCCAGCTCACCGAGGAGGAGCGGGACCGGCTGCTGCGGCTGGAGGGCCAGCTGCACGAGAAGGTCGTCGGGCAGGACGACGCGGTCACCGCGGTCGCCGAGGCGGTCCGTCGCTCCCGTACCGGGCTGGCCGACCCGAACCGGCCGATGGGCAGCTTCCTGTTCCTCGGCCCCACCGGCGTCGGCAAGACCGAGCTGGGCCGGGCGCTGGCGGAGGCGCTGTTCGGCGAGTCGGACCGGATGGTCCGGGTGGACATGAGCGAGTTCCAGGAACGGCACACGGTCAGCCGGCTGGTCGGCGCGCCACCCGGCTACGTCGGGTACGAGGAGGCCGGCCAGCTCACCGAGGCGGTCCGTCGCCGCCCGTACGCGGTGGTGCTGCTCGACGAGATCGAGAAGGCCCACCCGGACGTGTTCAACGTGTTGTTGCAGGTGCTCGACGACGGGCGGCTGACCGACAGCCAGGGCCGCACCGTCAACTTCAAGAACACCGTACTCATCATGACGAGCAACATCGGTTCCGAGCTGATCACCGGCGCGCAGCGGGCGGTCGGCTTCGGTGCCGGCGAGCCGGGCAGCCCCCAGGAGAGCGACGAACTGCGGGAGCGGCTGATGCGCCGGTTGCAGGAGAACTTCCGCCCCGAGTTCCTCAACCGGATCGACGAGGTGATCATCTTCCGCCGGCTGGAGGCCGAGCAGCTGCGCCAGATCACCGAGCTGCTGCTGGAGGAGACCCGTCGCCGGCTGCACGCCCAGGACATCGAGGTGGACTTCGCCACCGCCGGCATCGACTGGCTCGCCGAGCGCGGCTACCAGCCGGAGTTCGGGGCCCGGCCGCTG